Proteins found in one Oribacterium sp. oral taxon 102 genomic segment:
- a CDS encoding beta-L-arabinofuranosidase domain-containing protein, with product MASLGQYILDTDRNDVYLNLFISNTTKLDLNGKTAEIKVETKFPWESRMNIFVKAQDGLKLHIRIPDYAINFVIQGEKNIKYKKENHYAVIDLNSDTSFSISFDMKAVWVAANSNIREDIGKAALVKGPIVYCFEETDNGSNLASVYVDAHSTIEEKYVTVPTECIALYVKGKRMIMEERDLYFLLTSTKCESVELKAIPYAYWCNRVPGEMAVWMKYLNYDPV from the coding sequence TTGGCCTCTTTAGGACAGTATATTCTTGATACAGACCGGAACGATGTTTATCTTAATCTTTTCATATCAAATACGACAAAACTTGATCTGAATGGCAAAACTGCTGAAATAAAGGTTGAGACAAAATTTCCGTGGGAGAGCCGGATGAATATTTTTGTAAAAGCGCAGGACGGCTTGAAGTTGCATATCCGGATCCCTGATTATGCTATAAATTTTGTTATTCAAGGTGAGAAAAATATAAAATATAAGAAAGAAAATCATTATGCAGTAATTGATCTTAATAGCGATACGTCATTTTCCATTAGCTTTGATATGAAAGCAGTTTGGGTAGCGGCAAATTCTAATATACGTGAAGACATTGGAAAAGCTGCATTAGTCAAGGGACCTATTGTATATTGCTTTGAAGAGACAGACAATGGAAGTAATTTGGCATCTGTTTATGTAGATGCACATTCAACAATAGAAGAAAAATATGTAACGGTTCCGACAGAGTGTATAGCGCTTTATGTGAAAGGAAAACGAATGATAATGGAAGAAAGGGATTTGTATTTTCTTCTAACTTCTACTAAGTGTGAAAGCGTTGAGCTTAAAGCTATTCCATATGCGTATTGGTGCAACAGAGTTCCGGGGGAAATGGCCGTTTGGATGAAGTATTTAAATTATGATCCTGTATAA
- a CDS encoding helix-turn-helix domain-containing protein — translation MAGNRQYDHEFKVQSVKLAKEIGQAKAARELGIPKNTLYIFR, via the coding sequence ATGGCAGGAAACAGGCAATACGATCACGAGTTTAAGGTACAGTCAGTGAAGCTTGCCAAGGAAATAGGGCAAGCAAAAGCTGCCAGAGAGTTAGGAATCCCAAAGAATACTTTATATATATTTAGATGA
- a CDS encoding sensor histidine kinase: MKKLKGFQVWYEKRTFRQLLTWSMVTLLSVLFICFSLILTSLSENKIRQNVKDNMSIVVKQFNVYLDNYIANVYSAFLTLESNQNLLQLRNMREGNQSLPYAAANYVYLNRLLKQLFNANKTSVCNVYLNFGNGKVLQQAYEQDLLKINYTYGIWKERFPDNSYYWVDADSFRDLIPDKEVGAVLFHLYDGENNNRSGIILIALKQDFFENILDVTALDQDAALSILTDYGIMHFGSPDAWKAVQDKREYLVNHECSDGEVRTNILDGYYFMSKSIKQTGWKLVYNVKESSISNAHYIIRDAMVLVAIAVAVSAVILGILSDAISYSLRELARKVEAEDILEREISVHSYEEITTLSKNLEKMRVHINRLLKRIKEEQGAKQRMEIALLQEQINPHFLYNTLYSISQLCELKKTEKASEMLLALAAFYRIGLSKGKTIITVKEELKHVKNYLFIQHFRYSDLFDYTIDCDEEILDCLIPKMSLQPLVENAIYHGIKMKHEFGNICILGGTYDGKHACLEVHDDGPGIEPEQLEEIRTYLKDGKPGEKTASFGMKNVNARLKLEFGQEAGVEIESVSQDTCVRICFSMKRENEETS; the protein is encoded by the coding sequence ATGAAGAAGTTAAAGGGTTTCCAGGTATGGTATGAAAAAAGAACGTTTCGTCAGTTATTGACTTGGTCGATGGTGACTTTATTAAGTGTGCTGTTTATCTGTTTCAGCCTTATTTTGACAAGTTTGTCAGAAAATAAGATTCGGCAGAATGTGAAGGACAATATGTCCATAGTGGTAAAACAATTTAATGTATATCTGGATAATTATATTGCAAATGTTTATTCGGCATTTTTGACATTGGAATCTAATCAGAATCTTCTACAGCTGCGAAACATGAGAGAAGGAAATCAGAGCCTTCCTTATGCAGCAGCTAATTATGTGTATTTAAACAGACTGTTGAAGCAATTATTTAATGCAAATAAGACCAGTGTTTGTAATGTCTATCTGAATTTCGGCAATGGAAAAGTACTTCAGCAGGCTTATGAGCAGGATCTTTTGAAAATAAATTATACCTATGGGATCTGGAAAGAACGATTTCCGGATAATAGCTATTACTGGGTAGATGCAGATTCTTTTCGAGATCTAATTCCGGATAAAGAAGTAGGAGCGGTGCTGTTTCATCTATATGATGGAGAGAATAATAATAGAAGCGGAATTATTTTGATCGCATTAAAACAAGATTTTTTTGAAAATATTCTGGATGTAACAGCTTTGGATCAAGATGCAGCTTTGAGCATTTTAACGGATTATGGAATCATGCATTTTGGTTCCCCGGATGCCTGGAAGGCGGTACAGGATAAGCGGGAATATTTGGTGAATCATGAATGCTCTGATGGAGAAGTCCGGACAAATATTTTAGATGGCTATTATTTCATGTCCAAGTCTATTAAGCAGACTGGGTGGAAGTTGGTGTATAATGTAAAAGAAAGCAGTATTTCCAATGCGCACTATATTATTCGGGATGCTATGGTGCTGGTAGCGATAGCAGTGGCAGTATCGGCAGTGATTCTTGGAATTTTGTCTGATGCAATCAGCTATTCACTCCGAGAATTGGCAAGGAAGGTGGAGGCAGAAGATATTCTGGAACGTGAAATATCTGTGCACTCTTATGAAGAAATCACAACCTTAAGTAAAAATCTGGAGAAAATGAGGGTTCATATTAACCGGCTTTTAAAGCGGATAAAAGAGGAACAGGGTGCGAAGCAACGTATGGAGATTGCCCTTTTACAGGAACAGATTAACCCGCATTTCCTTTATAATACGCTATACTCGATTAGTCAGTTGTGTGAACTGAAAAAGACGGAAAAGGCAAGTGAAATGTTGCTCGCTTTGGCAGCATTTTACCGGATCGGATTAAGTAAGGGGAAGACAATCATCACTGTAAAAGAAGAATTAAAACATGTGAAAAATTATTTATTTATCCAACATTTTCGTTATTCGGATCTGTTTGATTATACGATCGATTGTGATGAGGAAATTCTGGATTGTCTGATTCCTAAAATGTCCTTGCAGCCATTAGTAGAAAATGCAATTTACCATGGAATTAAGATGAAACATGAATTTGGAAATATCTGTATTCTTGGTGGAACTTATGATGGAAAACATGCCTGCCTGGAAGTACATGATGACGGACCGGGAATCGAACCGGAACAGTTGGAAGAAATCCGAACTTACTTGAAAGATGGAAAACCAGGGGAGAAGACGGCAAGTTTCGGCATGAAAAATGTGAATGCCAGATTGAAATTAGAGTTTGGTCAGGAAGCAGGTGTTGAAATTGAATCTGTCAGTCAGGATACCTGTGTAAGAATTTGTTTTTCAATGAAACGGGAAAATGAAGAGACGTCTTAA
- a CDS encoding response regulator transcription factor, with the protein MRRYSILFIDDEELMRESFQKLVDWNAHRFDVTGIFKNGENAWEYLENHTADIIITDINMPSMDGISLLEHIRERSLKSRVLFLTGYEYFEYAHKAVQLKAFDFLLKPVTPEILLQAVQRAALDIEKEELSEEAVGKNQEFLQGHFISQLLYGRIKKTEIQKEARKVKIPVDQVSWLVMLAAVDTKEGKKIPEGEGGEVKRLLQEKILEKKQKMEELVGASFQVYFARTVSIHLQMVLTSGRKGLFTLEFIHGFTDSLVALEKELPEYRVTFAVGRSKCSIEELPESFERVRHVADNRHILKGNDWKVVHTSDYLWDKKEELQVVLPTDTLLHHIRLGMIDEVEQDIRGIYEPFRNKEYISLESAKMVTTELAITAFKGEVAFQDESVSYLYYLNHIQQLTTLDEMEEDILQFAKNITEKRKKGGNHKKKTAEAALEYLKHNYMKVELNLNEVADCLNISVPYLAVLFKQETKQNFGAHLLGIRMEKAKELLRTTSDTIGEIAEKTGYSGANYFTVCFKKYMGISPGAYRDQAKDIWNH; encoded by the coding sequence ATGAGAAGGTACAGTATTTTATTTATTGATGATGAGGAATTGATGCGGGAAAGTTTTCAGAAACTGGTTGACTGGAACGCTCATCGGTTTGATGTGACAGGAATCTTTAAAAATGGAGAGAACGCTTGGGAATATTTAGAGAATCATACGGCAGATATTATTATTACGGATATCAATATGCCATCTATGGATGGAATCAGTCTTTTGGAACATATCCGGGAACGCAGTTTAAAAAGCAGAGTACTGTTTTTGACGGGATACGAATACTTTGAGTATGCCCATAAGGCGGTACAGCTGAAGGCATTTGACTTTTTATTAAAGCCAGTAACACCGGAAATACTCTTGCAAGCAGTACAGAGGGCTGCTCTTGATATTGAAAAGGAAGAATTATCAGAAGAGGCTGTAGGAAAGAACCAGGAATTCTTACAAGGCCATTTTATCAGTCAGCTTTTGTATGGAAGAATAAAAAAGACTGAGATTCAGAAAGAAGCAAGGAAGGTTAAAATACCAGTAGATCAGGTCAGCTGGCTGGTAATGCTGGCTGCAGTGGACACGAAAGAGGGAAAGAAGATTCCGGAGGGAGAAGGCGGCGAGGTGAAGCGTCTGCTCCAAGAGAAAATTTTAGAGAAAAAGCAGAAAATGGAAGAGCTCGTTGGAGCGTCATTTCAGGTTTATTTTGCCAGGACAGTCAGCATTCATCTGCAGATGGTATTGACCTCTGGGAGAAAAGGGCTGTTTACACTGGAATTTATTCATGGTTTTACAGATTCTTTGGTGGCTTTGGAAAAAGAATTGCCAGAATATCGGGTGACATTTGCTGTCGGAAGAAGCAAATGTTCCATTGAGGAACTTCCGGAGTCTTTTGAACGAGTGCGTCATGTGGCAGATAACCGGCACATTTTAAAGGGAAATGACTGGAAAGTTGTACATACCTCTGACTATCTTTGGGATAAAAAAGAAGAACTTCAGGTAGTACTGCCTACGGACACGCTGTTGCATCATATTCGCCTGGGAATGATTGATGAGGTAGAACAGGATATTCGTGGAATCTATGAACCGTTCCGGAATAAAGAATATATTTCTCTGGAATCGGCGAAGATGGTGACAACAGAGCTGGCAATTACGGCATTTAAGGGAGAAGTGGCTTTTCAGGATGAGTCAGTCAGTTATTTGTATTATCTAAACCATATCCAGCAATTGACAACTTTGGATGAGATGGAAGAAGATATCCTGCAGTTCGCTAAAAATATTACGGAGAAGCGTAAGAAGGGTGGAAACCATAAGAAGAAAACTGCAGAAGCAGCGCTGGAATATCTGAAACATAATTATATGAAGGTGGAGCTGAATTTAAATGAAGTAGCGGATTGCTTAAATATCAGCGTCCCGTATCTGGCAGTTTTATTCAAACAGGAGACAAAGCAGAATTTTGGTGCTCACCTGTTGGGAATACGTATGGAAAAAGCTAAAGAGTTACTTCGTACCACAAGTGATACCATTGGTGAGATTGCAGAAAAAACGGGATATAGTGGAGCTAATTATTTCACTGTGTGCTTTAAAAAATATATGGGAATATCACCAGGAGCTTATAGGGATCAAGCAAAAGACATTTGGAATCATTAA
- a CDS encoding carbohydrate ABC transporter permease produces MRKKEMMPYLFLAPAAFFILAFLAYPLLTVFYYSLQSYDVTKIANQGFVGLENFKKLFADKIFYRSLGVSVKWVLTEVVSQLVIGMILALLLDRKFKGRGIYRCIVFFPWAVSGVLTSMLWSLIYNENIGLLNSICKDLGLITKNAAWLGNMKTVFKSTAVAELWRGIPFFAITILAALQNIPSDLHEACVMDGANTMQEIFLIKLPILKDTIILTTLLRAVWEFNNVDLIFTLTGGGPSYRTTTLTMYMTNTSVKNGNYGYGSTLAVIAFFILLIFAGIYLKASGYGKEDE; encoded by the coding sequence ATGAGAAAGAAAGAAATGATGCCATATTTATTCTTGGCACCGGCTGCATTTTTTATTTTGGCATTTTTAGCTTATCCTTTGCTGACAGTGTTTTATTACAGCCTTCAAAGCTATGATGTAACCAAAATTGCAAACCAGGGTTTTGTAGGGCTTGAAAATTTCAAAAAACTATTTGCAGACAAAATTTTTTACCGTTCATTAGGCGTATCGGTGAAATGGGTTTTGACAGAGGTGGTTTCACAGCTTGTGATAGGTATGATCCTGGCACTACTTTTGGATAGGAAATTTAAGGGGAGAGGAATTTATCGCTGCATCGTATTCTTCCCTTGGGCAGTATCTGGGGTACTGACTTCCATGCTTTGGTCTTTGATCTACAATGAAAATATTGGTCTTTTAAATTCTATTTGTAAAGATCTTGGGCTGATTACCAAGAATGCAGCATGGCTTGGCAATATGAAGACGGTATTTAAATCTACAGCTGTTGCAGAATTATGGAGAGGTATTCCATTCTTCGCCATCACCATCTTAGCTGCATTACAGAATATTCCGAGTGATCTGCATGAAGCGTGTGTTATGGACGGAGCAAATACCATGCAGGAAATATTCCTGATCAAACTTCCGATTTTGAAAGATACCATTATCCTGACTACTTTATTAAGGGCAGTTTGGGAGTTCAATAACGTAGATTTGATCTTTACCTTGACAGGCGGTGGCCCATCTTATCGGACAACAACATTGACTATGTATATGACCAATACTTCGGTAAAGAACGGAAATTATGGATATGGTTCTACATTGGCAGTCATCGCATTCTTCATTTTACTGATATTTGCCGGAATTTATCTGAAGGCTTCTGGCTATGGAAAGGAAGATGAATAG
- a CDS encoding carbohydrate ABC transporter permease encodes MKHSKGKKVFSGVLFATALFVILFFILFPIYWCFATSFKPSVEITSKAVTYWPKTFTLQNYVEAWTRSGFSSYFKNSLFIAIFGVVFIVILSILTGYALARFKFKGKNAFMLILLCTQFIPGAMLITPIFIIFKNLNMLNRLFALVLVNTTFHFPFNSILMRGFIGSIDYTIEEAAQIDGCSRLGAIWHVLLPVLKPGIATIAAYGFISCWNEFLFSFMFISKQDKLTLPVGLKNLVGEFSINYGQLAAGAIIAVLPTLILFSYVQKNLVGGLSSGAVKG; translated from the coding sequence ATGAAACATAGCAAAGGGAAAAAAGTGTTTTCTGGCGTTCTGTTTGCGACTGCGCTGTTCGTAATCCTGTTTTTTATTCTTTTTCCAATCTATTGGTGTTTTGCGACATCCTTTAAGCCTTCGGTGGAAATTACATCAAAAGCTGTAACTTATTGGCCGAAAACCTTTACATTGCAAAACTATGTAGAGGCATGGACAAGAAGTGGTTTCAGTAGTTATTTCAAGAATAGCTTATTTATTGCCATATTCGGAGTGGTATTTATTGTAATACTTTCTATTCTTACCGGATATGCGCTGGCACGTTTTAAGTTCAAAGGCAAAAATGCATTCATGCTGATTTTACTTTGTACTCAGTTTATTCCTGGAGCAATGCTGATCACTCCGATCTTTATTATTTTCAAAAATCTGAATATGTTAAACAGGCTGTTCGCCCTGGTTTTAGTTAATACTACGTTTCATTTCCCATTTAATTCGATTTTAATGAGGGGATTTATCGGCAGTATTGATTACACTATTGAAGAAGCGGCACAGATAGATGGATGCAGCAGATTGGGAGCAATCTGGCATGTATTATTGCCGGTTTTAAAACCTGGTATTGCTACCATCGCGGCATACGGATTTATTTCCTGTTGGAATGAGTTCTTATTCTCGTTCATGTTTATCAGCAAACAGGACAAACTAACACTTCCGGTTGGCTTAAAGAACCTGGTTGGTGAGTTTAGTATCAATTATGGTCAGTTGGCAGCCGGTGCTATAATTGCAGTTCTGCCGACATTAATCTTGTTCAGTTATGTACAGAAAAACCTGGTTGGCGGACTTAGTTCTGGAGCAGTAAAGGGATAA
- a CDS encoding ABC transporter substrate-binding protein → MKKMKKVLACAVAAAMTASLAACGGSGDSAGGTAAASTEAVKANTTEAAGDKVTVTFWDENAGDERTQYYMDIIENFEKENPDIHIEYLGLSSGDALSKYQTAIAAGETPDVGGLNNGWAATVIGQNHCVALDDMLAAWDGSKDMEDGYMQICRTQNKDGKIYMMPTSANFITLWTNDEMFEKAGLEAPKTWDEFFEDAKLLTDKDNGQYGYTIRGGSASPAILIDFIYSYLGTDEVFDKDGKTTLNCDEAVEFLEKYLGLYGEYTPESDITAGYKEISANFDSGVSAMLTHNLGSYGSHVTAFGGTTGFTANPLPTATNGKYINYGGAITGLAMFDTCKNQEAAWKWITYMCGQDANSYWNKSIGQLPTNTACYNDDWMKDMQPIQCAIKTTSQDNCLTYTSPAYLPEWGSINSTYIEPGIQSVMSGDMTAKELLDMWAEYLNAAYANYMAN, encoded by the coding sequence ATGAAAAAAATGAAAAAAGTATTGGCATGTGCAGTAGCAGCAGCAATGACAGCTTCGTTGGCAGCCTGCGGTGGGTCCGGAGACAGTGCAGGGGGAACGGCTGCGGCATCAACAGAGGCAGTGAAAGCCAATACAACAGAGGCAGCTGGAGATAAAGTAACTGTTACCTTTTGGGATGAGAATGCCGGTGATGAAAGAACTCAGTATTACATGGATATTATTGAGAATTTCGAAAAAGAAAACCCGGATATTCACATTGAGTATTTAGGGCTTTCTTCCGGGGATGCGCTTTCTAAATATCAGACTGCAATCGCTGCAGGAGAGACACCGGATGTTGGTGGTTTAAATAATGGTTGGGCAGCAACAGTAATTGGTCAGAATCATTGTGTGGCACTGGATGATATGCTTGCTGCATGGGATGGTTCCAAAGATATGGAAGATGGCTATATGCAGATATGCCGTACACAAAATAAAGATGGAAAAATTTATATGATGCCAACTTCTGCCAACTTTATTACATTGTGGACAAATGATGAAATGTTTGAAAAGGCTGGTTTAGAAGCACCAAAAACCTGGGATGAATTTTTTGAAGATGCCAAATTATTAACAGATAAAGATAATGGGCAGTATGGTTATACAATTCGTGGCGGTTCTGCATCTCCGGCAATTTTAATTGATTTTATCTATTCCTATTTAGGAACCGATGAAGTATTTGATAAAGATGGTAAGACTACCCTTAACTGTGATGAGGCGGTCGAGTTCCTTGAAAAATACCTTGGTCTATATGGCGAGTACACTCCAGAGAGTGATATTACCGCAGGTTACAAAGAGATTTCCGCAAACTTTGATTCTGGTGTATCAGCAATGCTTACTCATAACCTCGGATCTTACGGTAGCCATGTGACTGCATTTGGTGGAACAACAGGATTTACGGCAAATCCACTTCCAACAGCAACAAATGGAAAATATATAAACTATGGCGGAGCGATAACTGGCTTAGCTATGTTTGATACCTGTAAGAATCAGGAAGCTGCATGGAAATGGATCACCTATATGTGTGGTCAGGACGCAAACAGCTACTGGAACAAATCCATCGGTCAGCTTCCAACCAACACCGCATGCTATAATGATGACTGGATGAAGGATATGCAGCCTATACAGTGTGCAATCAAAACAACCAGCCAGGACAATTGCTTGACCTACACTTCCCCGGCATATCTTCCTGAGTGGGGCAGCATCAATTCTACTTATATTGAGCCGGGTATCCAGTCTGTTATGTCTGGTGATATGACAGCAAAAGAATTGCTTGATATGTGGGCTGAATATCTGAATGCGGCATATGCGAACTATATGGCAAATTAA
- a CDS encoding serine hydrolase domain-containing protein produces the protein MKISTPEKQGIPSKALEQFVDKLKEQKIPVHSILVARHGYMVLEAYYQPYGKNKLHRMFSETKSYVSLGIGLLVSDGLIHLDDKICQYFPEYLPGTVHPWLEEMTIKDMLQMETCHNMTTYRKTSTTENWVGSFFQTLPTHRPGQIFMYDTSASHTLCALVEKLTGQKLLDFLKDRALRQIGFSEESYIMEDPFGVSMGGSGLMAKPTDMLKVGLMLLNGGKHPDDYGKENGRQIYPKEYLDQALRFQTPTAMGSLRDWGYGFQFWKMPRDSFAMIGMGSQDTMCFPEQDMVISLTADTQGIPNGSDMILNLIQTEIFEQLSDQPLRELEETDQKVWKDKIENLALSALEDWGGENVAEMINGKDYKFYVNKESFYRMRLCIGTNQTGVLEYENERGTHQILFGMGNNLVGMFPEYHQLCASSGAWCSRDTFYVYCQLIDESVASVHFKLVFTEDGTMTVLMRKTEETRFDEFQGVYTAVWC, from the coding sequence ATGAAAATCAGCACACCGGAAAAACAGGGAATTCCAAGCAAAGCATTAGAGCAGTTTGTTGATAAATTAAAAGAGCAGAAGATACCGGTGCACAGTATTTTGGTTGCCAGACATGGATATATGGTGCTGGAAGCTTATTACCAGCCGTATGGTAAAAATAAATTGCATCGGATGTTTTCGGAAACTAAGAGCTATGTGTCTCTTGGTATAGGACTTTTAGTTTCTGATGGTTTGATTCATTTAGATGATAAAATATGTCAGTATTTTCCAGAGTATCTTCCGGGGACAGTACATCCGTGGCTGGAGGAGATGACGATCAAAGATATGCTACAGATGGAAACCTGTCACAATATGACTACTTATAGGAAGACCAGCACCACAGAAAACTGGGTCGGAAGCTTTTTTCAGACGTTACCGACGCATCGTCCGGGACAGATATTTATGTATGACACTTCTGCATCTCATACTTTATGTGCGTTGGTTGAGAAGCTGACGGGACAGAAATTGTTGGATTTCTTAAAGGATCGAGCGCTTCGGCAGATTGGCTTTTCGGAAGAAAGCTATATTATGGAAGATCCATTTGGGGTTTCCATGGGAGGCAGCGGTTTAATGGCAAAACCAACTGATATGTTAAAAGTGGGTTTGATGCTGCTAAACGGTGGAAAGCATCCTGATGATTATGGAAAAGAGAATGGCAGACAAATTTATCCGAAAGAATACTTGGATCAGGCACTTAGATTTCAGACACCGACGGCTATGGGTTCTTTACGAGACTGGGGTTATGGATTCCAATTCTGGAAAATGCCAAGAGATAGTTTTGCCATGATTGGCATGGGAAGCCAGGATACCATGTGCTTCCCGGAGCAGGATATGGTGATCTCCCTGACTGCGGATACTCAAGGTATTCCCAATGGAAGTGATATGATTCTGAATCTGATTCAGACAGAAATCTTTGAGCAACTATCCGATCAGCCGCTTCGGGAGTTAGAAGAAACAGACCAAAAGGTATGGAAAGATAAGATTGAGAATCTGGCACTTTCTGCTCTTGAAGACTGGGGTGGAGAAAATGTAGCCGAGATGATAAATGGAAAAGATTACAAATTTTATGTAAATAAAGAAAGCTTCTATCGGATGCGTTTATGCATTGGAACGAATCAGACCGGCGTTCTGGAATATGAAAATGAGCGCGGAACCCACCAAATTCTATTTGGCATGGGAAATAATCTGGTTGGAATGTTCCCAGAGTATCACCAGCTATGCGCTTCATCTGGCGCTTGGTGCAGCAGAGATACATTCTACGTATACTGCCAGCTGATTGATGAATCTGTGGCTTCGGTCCATTTTAAGCTTGTATTTACGGAAGACGGAACCATGACGGTTCTTATGCGTAAGACAGAAGAAACAAGGTTCGACGAGTTTCAGGGCGTTTATACAGCAGTATGGTGTTGA
- a CDS encoding ATP-binding cassette domain-containing protein — protein MTRKRHENANACRIARTAKQRSNPSGRIYLVEPCEAGHGRLAGASGENFIFRYCQGEYYLNLGEHGGCLSGGQRQRISIACSLLRNPDIILWDEATSLHIVCPPFGMLPGSMPELL, from the coding sequence ATGACGCGCAAGCGGCATGAGAATGCGAATGCCTGTAGGATTGCGAGAACTGCAAAGCAGAGAAGCAATCCGTCGGGACGTATATATTTGGTGGAGCCCTGCGAAGCAGGGCATGGACGTTTGGCTGGTGCCTCAGGAGAAAATTTTATTTTCCGGTACTGTCAGGGAGAATATTATCTGAATCTTGGAGAACACGGCGGCTGTTTATCCGGTGGTCAGCGCCAGCGGATTAGTATTGCCTGTTCTCTCCTGCGGAATCCAGATATCATTCTCTGGGATGAAGCAACCTCGTTGCACATCGTCTGTCCGCCATTCGGAATGTTGCCTGGTTCAATGCCGGAATTACTTTGA
- a CDS encoding acyl carrier protein, translating into MVLDSVKKIVAERLDLPAEEITEDKTFAELGIDSLDTVELLMDLEDEIGMEIQLEEKLDTIGELVRFIESRQAEA; encoded by the coding sequence ATGGTACTGGACAGTGTGAAGAAAATCGTGGCGGAACGGCTGGATCTCCCGGCGGAGGAGATCACGGAGGACAAGACCTTCGCGGAACTGGGGATCGATTCCCTCGATACCGTGGAGCTGCTGATGGATCTCGAGGATGAGATCGGAATGGAGATTCAGCTCGAAGAGAAGCTTGATACCATCGGAGAGCTCGTGCGGTTTATCGAGAGCAGGCAGGCGGAGGCATGA
- the fabK gene encoding enoyl-[acyl-carrier-protein] reductase FabK: MSGNPICELLQIEYPIFQGAMAWIADGRLAAAVSEAGGLGIIAGGNAPADYVREQIRLLRERSSKPFAVNIMLQSPFAEEIAQLVCEERVPAVTTGAGNPARYMERWKQAGIKVIPVVASTAMAKLMSRTGADALIAEGGESGGHVGELSTMVLLPLVSDVTTLPLIAAGGIGDGRGIAAAWALGASAVQLGTRFLTARECPIHPEYREKILKATDRSTVVTGRTTGHPVRALRTPFTREYEAREYGGAEAVELERLGSGALRKAVQDGDVQEGCFMSGEIAAMFTKTQTAREIIEDLVRDAEQRGVRLRGDCGL, from the coding sequence ATGAGCGGAAACCCGATTTGCGAGCTGCTTCAGATCGAATATCCGATCTTTCAGGGGGCGATGGCATGGATCGCAGACGGAAGACTCGCTGCGGCGGTTTCCGAGGCGGGCGGCTTAGGCATCATTGCCGGCGGAAACGCACCGGCAGACTATGTCAGGGAGCAGATTCGACTCCTTCGGGAGAGAAGCTCGAAGCCCTTCGCGGTGAATATCATGCTGCAAAGTCCCTTCGCGGAGGAGATCGCACAGCTGGTTTGTGAAGAACGCGTCCCTGCCGTGACAACCGGTGCGGGTAATCCGGCGCGCTACATGGAGCGTTGGAAGCAGGCGGGGATCAAGGTGATTCCGGTGGTTGCATCCACAGCGATGGCGAAGCTGATGAGCAGAACGGGAGCGGACGCACTGATCGCAGAGGGCGGAGAGAGCGGTGGGCATGTCGGGGAGCTCAGTACCATGGTACTGCTGCCGCTGGTTTCTGATGTGACGACCCTTCCGCTGATCGCAGCGGGCGGCATCGGGGACGGCAGAGGGATCGCGGCGGCATGGGCACTCGGCGCATCTGCCGTACAGCTCGGTACCCGCTTCCTGACTGCAAGGGAGTGCCCGATCCACCCGGAATATCGGGAGAAGATCCTGAAGGCAACGGATCGCAGCACAGTCGTGACCGGAAGGACGACAGGACATCCGGTGCGTGCGCTGCGGACGCCGTTTACGAGAGAGTACGAGGCACGCGAGTACGGCGGTGCAGAGGCTGTGGAGCTCGAGAGGCTTGGCAGCGGCGCGCTCCGGAAGGCAGTACAGGACGGAGATGTGCAGGAGGGCTGCTTTATGTCTGGCGAGATTGCGGCAATGTTTACGAAGACACAGACCGCACGGGAGATTATTGAGGATCTGGTTCGGGATGCGGAGCAGAGAGGGGTGCGGCTCCGCGGGGATTGCGGGCTGTGA